In the Wyeomyia smithii strain HCP4-BCI-WySm-NY-G18 chromosome 2, ASM2978416v1, whole genome shotgun sequence genome, one interval contains:
- the LOC129723285 gene encoding phospholipid-transporting ATPase ABCA3-like isoform X3, producing the protein MKNNSIPLPVVALERFPYPPFYNDPLLRGLENLFPAIIMIAFFYSCINTVKFITLEKERQLKETMKIMGLSGWLHWTAWFVKTLILLTISISLITVLLCASLTTNTDIAIFEFSNWFLIWIFLFIYSITTIMFCFMLSTFFSKANIASGVSGIIWFYSLTPYNLTFGNYDRMSLGAKLGSSLWCNTAMGYGFMLLMKHEGTSIGLQWSNIFSPVTVDDQLTIGHITMMLLIDALLYLLVALYVEQIAPGQFGIAKKWNFIFTKNFWLSYTASSGKSSERQQLRHQAPNTEEEPTDKRAGIEILGLTKVYEGSRVAVDDLNLNFYENQISILLGHNGAGKTTTMSMLTGMFSPTSGTAIVNGFDIRYDVKGLRDSLGLCPQHNVLFDELTVAEHLYFFSKLKGISGVSVDSEIDKYVSLLELEDKRNAQSHTLSGGMKRKLSVAIALCGGSKVVLCDEPTSGMDPAARRVLWNLLQREKSGRTILLSTHFMDEADILGDRIAIMAEGCLKAVGSPFFLKRKFGRGYRLVCVTKSGCDPTNLTCLLRKYIPGIKVETDIGTELSYILNKEYLHLYQKMLADLEEHTAQCGISSYGISLSTLEEVFMRLGSDQGSEMDKEMNGQITQPNGNRQPNFDHPEQLRSLMTGKRLVVNQIKAMFLKKYLSFIRAWKISSLQTTLSMFYIIMIIAIVRSFPNNVVLPPLEISFNSYTKTVTTLQTTDANGTIANSYANLFRSLPSTNELKIITAPFAEYVLNKSIDNIKAVDNTFMVGATLDEANRNITAWFNNKAYHTAPLSLNLVYNAILQTFCNDCNLRVYNKPLPYSSRIRFLRLQAGSNMGFQLAFNTGFAMAFVGAMYIMFYIKERASGAKLLQFVSGVHAATFWIVSFLWDYLVFIVAMVLYILTLAAFQEEGWSSAAELSRVVIVMLCFACAVIPFTYVWSYFFQVPSTGFIKMLIFNIFTGTVIFTGIFLLKYSEFNLKDVAETLEWIYLIFPHFALSHSLNNINLALTIQQICKAQCEAMPFCSEEFLCSFDKRCCDTDIYSFQPNGISRNLVYMLVVGVISFTIILMKELRLLKFEIKWHKPWGSAPVESINGSRETIPINEDSDVADERQRIGTLLDSELERHSLVLKEVSKSYGSFPAVNRISLAVEDYECFGLLGVNGAGKTSTFKMLTGDEKLSSGGAWVRGLSIKTQMDEVNRLIGYCPQFDAVLEDLTGYETLQMYGLLRGVPNGMMDTIIHMLATDLNYTKHLNKQIKSYSGGNKRKLSTALALIGNPGVIYLDEPTTGMDPGAKRNFWNVICRIRESGKAIVLTSHSMEECEALCTRLAIMVNGEFKCLGSSQHLKNKFTDGFYLTVKLSKCDNNDSNDYTILVKRYIEENFEGAILKEQYQDYLSYHITKTSLTWSSMFGLMEQAKSQYNIEDYALGQTSLEQVFLALVAFQRASD; encoded by the exons ATGAAAAACAATTCCATTCCACTGCCTGTTGTTGCACTAGAG CGCTTTCCTTATCCACCGTTTTACAACGATCCACTGTTGAGAGGGTTGGAAAATCTATTCCCAGCCATAAtaatgattgcatttttctattcCTGCATAAATACCGTTAAATTTATTACACTCGAAAAGGAAAGGCAGCTTAAGGAAACAATGAAGATAATGGGTCTCAGTGGTTGGCTCCACTGGACGGCGTGGTTCGTCAAAACGCTCATCCTACTAACGATTTCGATATCACTTATAACAGTCCTGCTATGCGCCAGCCTTACGACGAACACCGACATTGCGATTTTCGAGTTTTCCAACTGGTTTTTGATATGGATATTCTTGTTTATCTACAGTATAACGACGATTATGTTCTGTTTCATGCTGAGTACGTTTTTTTCGAAAG CTAACATCGCCTCCGGCGTATCCGGAATTATTTGGTTCTACTCACTGACGCCGTATAACCTAACGTTTGGAAATTATGATCGAATGTCACTGGGGGCAAAGTTGGGTTCCAGTCTGTGGTGTAACACAGCGATGGGTTACGGATTTATGCTCTTGATGAAACATGAAGGAACGTCAATAGGTTTACAGTGGTCTAATATTTTCTCACCGGTAACCGTGGATGATCAACTTACGATTGGGCACATAACGATGATGCTTTTGATAGATGCCCTTTTGTACTTGCTTGTTGCACTATACGTGGAACAAATTGCCCCAGGACAGTTTGGAATAgcaaaaaaatggaattttatttttacgaaaaatttttGGCTTTCGTACACTGCCTCTTCGGGAAAGTCTTCGGAAAGGCAACAGCTTCGACATCAAGCACCCAATACAGAGGAAGAACCAACCGATAAGCGTGCGGGAATTGAAATTTTGGGCCTAACAAAAGTGTATGAAGGATCCAGAGTTGCAGTGGACGATTTGAATCTAAACTTTTACGAGAATCAAATATCAATCTTGCTTGGTCATAATGGTGCAGGAAAAACAACTACAATGTCAATGCTGACGGGAATGTTTTCACCAACCTCTGGGACAGCGATTGTTAATGGTTTTGACATTCGATACGATGTTAAAGGGTTGAGAGATTCCCTCGGACTTTGTCCTCAGCACAATGTTCTATTTGATGAGCTTACAGTTGCAGAGCATTTGTATTTTTTCTCTAAGCTGAAAGGAATATCGGGAGTTTCTGTTGATTCAGAGATAGATAAGTATGTCAGTTTGTTAGAATTGGAGGACAAACGAAACGCACAATCGCATACATTGTCTGGAGGTATGAAAAGAAAGCTCTCGGTGGCTATTGCTTTATGTGGAGGTTCAAAGGTGGTACTATGTGACGAACCCACCTCCGGGATGGATCCAGCGGCTAGGAGGGTGTTGTGGAATTTACTACAGAGAGAAAAGTCAGGCCGAACTATTCTACTTTCCACTCACTTTATGGACGAAGCCGATATACTGGGAGATCGCATAGCGATAATGGCTGAAGGGTGCCTGAAAGCTGTCGGCTCACCATTCTTTTTGAAGAGGAAATTCGGCCGAGGTTATAGGCTTGTGTGTGTCACCAAGTCTGGCTGTGATCCAACAAATCTGACATGTTTGTTGAGGAAATACATTCCGGGTATCAAAGTAGAAACCGATATTGGAACTGAGCTGAGTTATATTTTGAACAAGGAGTACTTACATTTGTACCAAAAAATGCTTGCTGATCTGGAAGAACATACAGCACAGTGCGGCATTTCCAGCTACGGAATATCGTTGTCTACCTTGGAAGAAGTTTTCATGAG ATTAGGCAGTGATCAAGGTTCGGAAATGGATAAGGAGATGAACGGACAAATAACACAACCGAATGGGAATCGACAACCAAATTTTGACCACCCCGAACAACTTCGTTCCTTGATGACGGGGAAACGTTTGGTGGTGAACCAAATAAAGGCTATGTTCTTGAAGAAATATTTAAGTTTCATCAGAGCTTGGAAGATCTCATCGCTGCAAACTACACTGTCAATGTTCTACATCATAATGATAATAGCGATCGTTCGATCCTTCCCCAATAATGTGGTGCTACCTCCTTTGGAGATTTCGTTTAATTCTTACACCAAAACAGTGACAACCCTACAAACAACGGACGCTAATGGAACAATTGCCAACAGTTATGCAAATTTGTTCAGGAGCTTACCTAGTACTAACGAGCTTAAAATAATCACTGCTCCTTTCGCGGAGTACGTACTTAACAAG tcCATTGATAACATCAAAGCGGTGGACAACACTTTCATGGTCGGGGCAACATTAGATGAAGCAAACCGTAACATAACTGCCTGGTTCAACAACAAAGCTTATCACACCGCTCCACTGTCGCTAAACTTAGTCTACAATGCAATATTGCAAACATTTTGTAATGATTGTAATTTGAGGGTGTATAACAAGCCATTGCCGTACAGCTCCCGGATACGATTTTTAAGACTACAGGCCGGTAGTAACATGGGTTTCCAGCTGGCGTTCAATACAGGCTTTGCGATGGCTTTCGTGGGGGCAATGTATATCATGTTCTACATCAAAGAGCGAGCCTCCGGTGCCAAGCTGTTACAGTTTGTCAGTGGAGTCCACGCGGCGACGTTTTGGATTGTGTCGTTCCTGTGGGACTACCTGGTGTTTATAGTGGCGATGGTGCTGTACATACTGACACTGGCAGCTTTCCAGGAAGAAGGTTGGTCCTCGGCTGCCGAACTTTCGCGTGTCGTTATTGTCATGCTTTGCTTCGCATGCGCCGTTATTCCGTTTACGTACGTGTGGTCATACTTCTTCCAAGTTCCTTCAACGGGCTTCATCAAGATGCTGATATTTAACATTTTCACCGGAACTGTGATTTTTACGGGAATCTTTTTACTTAAGTATAGCGAGTTTAATTTGAAGGATGTAGCCGAAACCTTGGAATGGATTTACTTAATATTTCCTCATTTTGCGCTTAGCCACAGCTTGAATAATATTAATCTGGCGCTGACAATACAACAGATTTGCAAAGCTCAATGTGAGGCGATGCCGTTTTGCTCCGAGGAATTCTTGTGCAGTTTCGATAAGCGATGTTGCG ATACTGACATTTACTCATTCCAACCGAATGGAATTAGTCGTAATTTAGTGTATATGTTGGTAGTTGGTGTTATATCGTTCACTATCATATTAATGAAAGAATTGAGACTGTTAAAGTTCGAAATAAAATGGCACAAACCTTGGGGAAGCGCTCCGGTAGAATCAATCAACGGATCCAGAGAAACGATACCTATCAACGAAGATTCAGATGTAGCAGATGAACGCCAAAGAATAGGCACTCTGCTGGATTCTGAACTCGAGCGGCATTCGCTGGTCCTCAAGGAAGTTTCGAAAAGTTATGGATCGTTTCCAGCGGTTAACCGGATTTCCCTGGCCGTTGAAGATTACGAATGTTTTGGGTTGCTGGGAGTGAACGGGGCAGGTAAAACCTCGACATTTAAAATGCTTACAGGCGACGAAAAGCTGTCTTCTGGAGGAGCTTGGGTTCGCGGGTTAAGCATTAAAACTCAAATGGACGAAGTGAATCGACTTATAGGATACTGTCCTCAGTTTGATGCGGTACTTGAAGATCTAACAGGTTACGAAACGCTTCAAATGTACGGACTATTGCGAGGTGTGCCGAATGGTATGATGGATACAATCATCCATATGCTAGCTACAGATCTGAACTACACCAAACATCTTAACAAACAAATCAAATCCTACAGTGGAGGAAACAAGCGGAAATTAAGTACAGCTCTTGCCTTGATCGGTAACCCGGGTGTTATTTACCTGGACGAACCTACGACAGGTATGGATCCGGGTGCCAAACGTAACTTCTGGAATGTTATTTGCCGGATTAGAGAAAGCGGAAAAGCAATTGTTCTAACTTCACACAGCATGGAGGAATGTGAAGCACTTTGCACGCGCCTCGCAATCATGGTTAACGGCGAATTTAAGTGCCTTGGATCGTCTCAACATTTGAAAAATAAGTTCACGGATGGGTTCTATTTAACGGTTAAACTTTCGAAATGTGATAATAATGATTCTAACGATTACACGATTCTAGTCAAGCGGTATATAGAGGAGAATTTCGAAGGAGCTATTTTGAA AGAACAGTACCAAGATTACTTATCGTATCACATTACCAAAACATCCTTAACATGGTCTTCGATGTTTGGCCTGATGGAGCAGGCGAAGAGCCAGTACAACATCGAGGACTACGCCCTAGGGCAAACTTCTCTCGAACAAGTTTTCTTGGCATTAGTTGCTTTTCAGCGAGCGAGTGATTAA